From the genome of Nocardia sp. NBC_01503, one region includes:
- a CDS encoding TIGR03089 family protein yields the protein MRELNETLTEAVLDPILARDPAGPRITYYDDATGARIELSALTLANWAAKTANMIRDEFGLSAGSRVAVLLPAHWQTAAVLLGCWWAGVEVVLHADPDAELALVTADRIDEAGDIPEVAALSLDPMGMPVRDLPVGVTDYATAVRVHGDQFRPSGIGCALDGTSVSEVFEEARKSAARQGFTAEDRVLSTTSWETPAELIDGLVAVLACGASLVQVANPDPAARERRVSSERVTAQRS from the coding sequence ATGCGTGAACTGAACGAGACCCTCACCGAAGCGGTGCTCGACCCCATCCTCGCCCGCGATCCGGCGGGCCCGCGCATCACCTATTACGACGACGCCACCGGGGCGCGCATCGAGCTATCGGCGCTCACCCTAGCCAACTGGGCGGCCAAGACCGCCAATATGATTCGCGACGAATTCGGACTCTCGGCCGGTTCCCGGGTCGCGGTGCTGCTGCCCGCGCACTGGCAGACCGCGGCGGTGCTGCTGGGCTGCTGGTGGGCCGGGGTCGAGGTGGTGCTGCACGCCGATCCCGATGCCGAGCTGGCACTGGTGACCGCCGATCGCATCGACGAGGCCGGTGATATTCCGGAGGTCGCCGCCTTGTCGCTGGACCCGATGGGTATGCCGGTGCGGGATCTGCCGGTCGGTGTCACCGATTACGCGACCGCCGTGCGGGTACACGGCGATCAGTTCCGCCCGAGCGGTATCGGCTGCGCCCTCGACGGCACCTCGGTCTCGGAGGTCTTCGAGGAGGCCCGCAAATCCGCTGCGCGCCAGGGCTTCACCGCCGAGGATCGGGTGCTCTCCACAACCTCGTGGGAAACACCGGCCGAATTGATCGATGGTCTGGTCGCGGTGCTCGCCTGCGGAGCGTCATTGGTGCAGGTCGCGAACCCCGACCCGGCCGCGCGGGAGCGACGCGTCAGCTCCGAGCGGGTTACCGCGCAGCGCTCCTGA
- a CDS encoding carboxylesterase/lipase family protein, with amino-acid sequence MSTRVFETLPDEDVDPVVRTEYGQVRGRREGSTAVWRGIPYAASAGGPNRFRPPQPPQQWDGVRDCATFGEIAPQAAGFVPVDSGLRMGEDCLWLNVWAPTVRTEEPLPVMVWLHGGAYCLGTAAQAIYDGRKLAETGGLIVVTVNYRLGALGFLDLSSLGPDFVPNLGLHDQIFALEWVRDNIASFGGDPGNVTIFGESSGAGCVTALLTSPRSAGLFHRAIAESPPATTVFGPERTAGVARRYLEILELTESRAGELLELPIERIASAAGILFDEVPTKEPGRLAAVPVVDGDLLPAYPTERFREGRSHRVPLIIGTNKDEASMFRLFRSPIMPVTPEAVNAMLLGVAAEHPGLSAERIAEIASAYTVSTPRGALGLSTDAAFRMPAHWVAEAHSVHSPTWMYRFDHATPMLKAARVGAGHATELPYVFGNFGSFEHDPTFWLGGRKVAQEVSGRMMRRWTAFAAHGVPAAIDGSKHWPPYNVTERKTLVIDAADRIVEDPDGDRNSVWGDQVVGFY; translated from the coding sequence GTGAGCACTCGAGTCTTCGAGACACTGCCGGACGAGGATGTCGACCCGGTGGTACGGACCGAATACGGTCAGGTCCGGGGTCGACGGGAGGGATCCACCGCCGTCTGGCGCGGAATTCCGTATGCCGCCAGTGCCGGCGGACCCAATCGTTTCCGGCCGCCACAGCCCCCGCAACAGTGGGACGGCGTGCGCGATTGCGCCACCTTCGGAGAGATCGCACCGCAGGCCGCCGGATTCGTCCCGGTCGACTCCGGACTGCGGATGGGTGAGGACTGCCTCTGGCTCAATGTGTGGGCACCCACCGTGCGTACCGAAGAACCGCTGCCGGTCATGGTGTGGCTGCACGGCGGCGCCTACTGCCTGGGCACCGCCGCACAGGCCATCTACGACGGCCGCAAGCTGGCCGAGACCGGCGGGCTCATCGTCGTCACGGTGAATTACCGACTCGGCGCGCTCGGCTTCCTGGACCTGTCCAGCCTCGGCCCCGACTTCGTGCCGAATCTGGGCCTGCACGATCAGATCTTCGCCCTGGAGTGGGTGCGCGACAATATCGCCTCCTTCGGCGGCGATCCCGGCAATGTCACCATCTTCGGTGAGTCCTCCGGTGCGGGCTGTGTGACCGCCCTGCTCACCTCACCGCGTTCGGCGGGACTGTTCCATCGCGCCATTGCCGAATCACCGCCCGCCACCACGGTTTTCGGACCGGAGCGCACGGCCGGCGTGGCGCGGCGCTATCTGGAGATCCTGGAGCTGACCGAATCCCGCGCCGGTGAACTCCTCGAATTGCCGATCGAGCGAATCGCCTCGGCCGCGGGCATTCTCTTCGACGAGGTACCCACCAAGGAGCCCGGTCGCCTGGCCGCGGTACCGGTGGTGGACGGCGATCTCCTGCCCGCCTATCCGACCGAACGCTTCCGGGAGGGCCGCTCGCATCGAGTGCCGTTGATCATCGGCACCAATAAGGATGAGGCGTCCATGTTCCGGCTGTTCCGGTCGCCGATCATGCCGGTCACACCGGAGGCGGTGAACGCCATGCTGCTGGGCGTGGCGGCCGAACATCCCGGATTGTCGGCGGAGCGGATCGCCGAAATCGCCTCCGCCTACACGGTTTCCACCCCGCGCGGCGCGCTGGGCCTGTCCACCGATGCGGCCTTCCGGATGCCCGCGCACTGGGTGGCCGAGGCACATTCGGTGCACTCGCCGACCTGGATGTACCGCTTCGACCATGCCACGCCGATGCTCAAGGCGGCGCGGGTCGGTGCGGGGCATGCCACCGAATTGCCCTATGTCTTCGGCAATTTCGGCTCCTTCGAGCACGATCCGACCTTCTGGCTCGGCGGACGCAAAGTGGCGCAGGAGGTTTCCGGTCGCATGATGCGCCGCTGGACCGCCTTCGCCGCACACGGTGTTCCGGCGGCCATCGACGGCTCCAAACACTGGCCGCCCTACAACGTCACCGAGCGCAAGACCCTGGTGATCGATGCCGCCGACAGGATCGTGGAAGACCCTGACGGCGACCGCAATTCGGTCTGGGGCGACCAGGTCGTCGGCTTCTACTGA
- a CDS encoding cytochrome P450, with protein MSPRYWLRWLLEQGTPRYALRMQARRGDPFARLVGSTEGLRDPYPYIEELRGRGRLSRGPVGWATADYELSRAILRDNRFGIFGAHNVQLPAPLTRLIHAAPLPPNPVEPPSMLVVDPPEHTRLRKSVSAAFTPRAIGRLRERIESVTAELLEALPEDGSADLIEDYAAQVPIAIIAEMLGFPQESRAEFLAWGDAASPLLDFGIAWRTWRAAATAMMDMDRYLDEHIARLRREPGDDILSSLVTAGDLDDRELKATASLLMGAGFETTVNLIGNGVVQLLGHPDQLAKLRDDPELWSQAVEEVLRFDAPVQNTARTALCDAEIGGVSLHKGSVVVLSLAGANRDPKMFERPDQFDVTRTNAKDHLTFSSGIHTCLGASLARMEAGYALRALFDRFPELSLAGTPVRRPLYTLHGYSSMPVNLGRRATATV; from the coding sequence ATGAGCCCGCGATACTGGTTGAGGTGGCTGCTGGAACAGGGCACCCCCAGGTACGCATTGCGCATGCAGGCCCGGCGGGGTGATCCCTTCGCCCGGCTGGTCGGCAGTACCGAGGGATTGCGCGACCCCTACCCGTATATCGAGGAGCTGCGCGGTCGCGGGCGACTGTCCCGGGGTCCGGTCGGCTGGGCCACCGCCGACTATGAGCTGAGCCGGGCCATCCTGCGGGACAATCGATTCGGAATCTTCGGTGCGCACAATGTGCAGCTGCCCGCACCGCTGACCCGGCTCATCCACGCCGCACCGCTGCCGCCGAATCCGGTGGAGCCGCCGTCCATGCTCGTTGTCGATCCGCCCGAACACACCCGGCTGCGCAAATCGGTCTCGGCGGCGTTCACCCCGCGCGCCATCGGACGGCTGCGCGAGCGGATCGAATCGGTGACCGCGGAGCTGCTCGAGGCCCTGCCCGAGGACGGGTCCGCCGACCTCATCGAGGATTACGCGGCGCAGGTGCCGATCGCCATCATCGCCGAGATGCTGGGCTTCCCACAGGAATCGCGCGCGGAGTTCCTGGCGTGGGGTGATGCGGCGAGCCCACTGCTGGACTTCGGTATCGCGTGGCGCACCTGGCGGGCAGCGGCCACCGCCATGATGGATATGGACAGGTATCTCGACGAGCACATCGCGCGGCTGCGCCGCGAACCCGGCGACGATATTCTCAGCAGCCTGGTCACCGCGGGCGATCTGGACGATCGCGAGCTGAAGGCGACGGCCAGCCTGCTCATGGGCGCGGGCTTCGAGACCACGGTCAATCTCATCGGCAATGGCGTGGTGCAGTTGCTGGGCCATCCCGATCAGCTGGCGAAGCTGCGCGACGATCCGGAGCTGTGGTCACAGGCGGTCGAGGAGGTGCTGCGCTTCGACGCGCCCGTGCAGAACACGGCGCGAACGGCACTGTGCGATGCCGAGATCGGCGGGGTGTCACTGCACAAGGGCAGCGTGGTGGTGCTCTCGCTGGCGGGCGCCAATCGGGATCCGAAGATGTTCGAGCGGCCGGATCAGTTCGATGTCACGCGCACCAATGCCAAGGACCACCTGACCTTCTCCAGCGGTATCCACACCTGTCTGGGCGCGAGCCTGGCCCGGATGGAGGCCGGATACGCGCTGCGCGCGCTCTTCGACCGCTTCCCCGAGCTGTCGCTGGCGGGCACCCCGGTGCGGCGACCGCTGTACACCCTGCACGGCTACTCGAGCATGCCGGTGAATCTGGGCCGCCGCGCCACCGCGACGGTGTGA
- a CDS encoding LCP family protein translates to MRALSAAAAILILVVTGLGWHSVDQLVSSIERIGNLGLGGGRDGAVDILMVGIDSRTDAHGNPLSEDERAMLHAGDEVGLNTDTIVLIRVPNNGESATAISIPRDSYVDIPGMGMGKINSAYGATKLTEQQKLLDKGVSSTDADKRSTQAGRQALIKSVASLTGITVDHYAEVGLLGFVLLTDAVGGVDVCLNNPVYEPMSGADFPAGSQKLNGPEALSFVRQRHELPRGDLDRIVRQQVYMAQLVHQVLSAKTLTNPGRLKELSDAVGRTVVLDDGWDVLSFMHQLQDLSGGKVKFETIPVKDLNGWTDAGESVVKVDPVAVQKYVSKTIGDDDAHEETGGVDPSTVTVDVYNASGTGGLAGQAAQALTGKGFRTGSVDNWIGGPIQSSRVLAANSGDEKARAVAAALGGLPVFSQSGMPEGSIRVVLASDYAGPGSATGSTSDFTTSSSNTMTPVPPAPPIDAGKNGPKCVN, encoded by the coding sequence CTGCGTGCGCTGTCCGCGGCGGCCGCGATACTGATCCTGGTGGTCACCGGCCTCGGCTGGCACAGCGTGGATCAGCTTGTCTCCAGCATCGAGCGGATCGGCAATCTCGGCCTGGGCGGGGGCCGCGACGGCGCGGTGGACATTCTCATGGTCGGCATCGACTCCCGGACGGACGCGCACGGCAATCCGCTCTCCGAGGATGAGCGGGCCATGCTGCACGCGGGTGACGAGGTCGGCCTCAATACCGACACCATCGTGCTCATCCGGGTGCCGAACAATGGCGAGTCGGCGACCGCCATCTCCATTCCACGGGACTCGTACGTGGATATCCCGGGTATGGGGATGGGCAAGATCAACTCGGCCTACGGCGCGACCAAACTGACCGAACAGCAGAAGCTGCTCGACAAGGGCGTGAGCTCGACCGATGCGGATAAACGCTCCACCCAGGCCGGACGGCAGGCGCTGATCAAATCCGTCGCGAGTCTGACCGGTATCACCGTGGACCATTACGCCGAGGTCGGTCTGCTCGGCTTCGTACTGCTCACCGATGCCGTCGGTGGCGTCGATGTCTGCCTGAACAATCCGGTGTACGAACCGATGTCGGGCGCGGATTTCCCCGCCGGATCCCAAAAGCTCAACGGCCCCGAGGCTTTGAGCTTCGTGCGCCAGCGCCATGAACTACCCCGTGGCGACCTGGATCGGATCGTGCGCCAGCAGGTGTACATGGCGCAGCTGGTGCATCAGGTGCTGAGCGCCAAGACGCTGACCAATCCGGGCCGTCTCAAAGAACTCAGTGATGCCGTCGGCCGCACCGTCGTCCTCGACGACGGCTGGGACGTGTTGTCATTCATGCACCAATTGCAGGATTTGTCCGGGGGCAAGGTGAAGTTCGAGACCATTCCGGTCAAGGACCTCAACGGCTGGACCGACGCGGGCGAATCGGTGGTCAAGGTCGATCCGGTCGCCGTACAGAAGTACGTCTCCAAAACCATCGGCGATGACGACGCACACGAGGAGACCGGCGGTGTCGACCCCTCCACCGTCACCGTGGACGTCTACAACGCCAGCGGCACCGGCGGTCTCGCCGGACAGGCGGCACAGGCGCTGACCGGCAAGGGATTCCGCACCGGCTCGGTGGACAATTGGATCGGCGGGCCGATCCAGAGCAGTCGGGTACTGGCGGCGAACAGTGGTGACGAGAAGGCGCGTGCCGTGGCCGCGGCGCTGGGCGGGCTGCCGGTGTTCTCGCAGAGCGGGATGCCGGAGGGCTCGATCCGGGTGGTACTGGCGAGTGACTACGCTGGTCCCGGTTCGGCGACGGGCAGCACTTCCGACTTCACCACCAGCAGTTCGAACACCATGACCCCGGTGCCGCCCGCTCCACCCATCGATGCCGGTAAGAACGGACCGAAATGCGTGAACTGA